One genomic region from Rosa rugosa chromosome 1, drRosRugo1.1, whole genome shotgun sequence encodes:
- the LOC133726476 gene encoding la-related protein 6B-like: MRFINKDPEGFVPISVVASIKKIKALVSSHSQLATVLWNSSKLVVHEDGKNVRRQHPLTQSDMEELQPHIVVAENLPEDHCHQNLMKIFSAAGSVKTIRTCQPQTSNSNSSSASRSAKADGMHFSNNGILKMEYCFWWYYTNIVPTMNTVFVKLKSCMSFANALSHTVTFV, encoded by the exons ATGAGGTTCATAAACAAAGACCCTGAAGGATTTG TGCCAATATCTGTTGTTGCATCTATCAAGAAGATTAAGGCCCTCGTAAGTAGTCATTCCCAGCTTGCAACTGTATTGTGGAACTCCTCAAAGCTT GTAGTACATGAAGATGGGAAGAATGTCAGACGCCAGCATCCCTTGACTCAATCAGATATGGAAGAGTTGCAA CCTCACATTGTTGTTGCTGAAAATTTGCCTGAGGATCATTGCCACCAAAACCTCATGAAGATTTTCTCTGCTGCTGGGAG TGTGAAGACAATTCGTACCTGCCAGCCGCAAACCTCAAATAGTAATTCTTCCTCAGCATCCAGATCAGCAAAAGCAGATGGCATGCATTTCAGTAACAATGGAATACTGAAAATGGAATACTGTTTTTGGTGGTACTATACTAATATAGTTCCTACAATGAATACTGTTTTTGTCAAGCTAAAATCTTGTATGTCTTTTGCAAATGCTTTAAGCCATACTGTTACTTTTGTGTAA